ATTtaatccaactttttttttttttaaatattttattcatttgactaagagaaaaaagagatggagagcgcaagcagggggagtggcaggcagagggagagggagaagcaggcttctgctgagcaaggagcccaatgtggggctcaatcccagggccctgggatcctgacctgagccgaaggcagacgcttatccgactgagccacccaggcgcccctaatccaACATTTTTTTGAACACCAAAGTGCAGAGTGTGACCTCAGGTGTAGAAGGATAGATAAGACATGGTTCCTGTCctcaaaagaaattgaaaactagTATCACTCATGCATTATCAAATTGTTTGGCTGTTTTCCAAATGACTTTAGCCCTGTTTATGGGCAAAAAATGAGACAAGGGAAAGTCATGTGGGCGATAGTTTAGATCAAGAAGCTAGATGAAAGATCTTTCATAAAGTTTTGCATTGTACTGAAATCAGTTATACCTTTAACTACTGAGTAGTAGTATTCTAGTGGATAATAGTTGAAAAAGCTTAAGATGTTTTGATCGGTAATCAGAGATTATTTTCATGGGTTAGcacaatattgttatttttaaaacatacaaagtGAAATCTAGAACCTCGTATGTGAGTTttcattaatatatatacattttcatgtttactttttttcacAGGCTGGAATATTTCAAGAGTTTATAGTTCAGGAAGAATCTGTTACTTTTCGAATAAATTTAACTGTCCTTTTAGACTGTTTATCTATTTTTGGATCAAGTCCTATGCCAGGTGaactattttattatcattataatgACACAAAAGCATTATACAGATGGTCAGAGAAATACAGGAAAAGTTATTAGAAGTAAGAAATATCTTGGAAATTGCAAATTCATTTTTCACTGGTCACAATCATGTATTCTAACTTTTCACAGTAATAGAAAGTGTGCTATAGTTCTTTCCATATTTGCAAAAgtatttatgttaatatatatataatatatgtttatttttttagaaataatgaatTCAGTTGCTATGGATATAAAACTACAAGGACTCCCCCaaagaatgattttatttcacCAGAATCTAGAGATTAGCCAGGGAAAGTTCAGTTGTGgttctttagaaaatatattttaattttgtactgACAGTTCCAttgttattatacatttttctaaCGCAGCATTCCCTAGCTGGTTTTTCataaaagcatctgcctttcccCATTCCTCACTGTGGCTCTCCATCCAGTGAGAGAAAGGAGCTAGAAACTCTAGTCATATTCCTCCTCCTCTCTAGTGGTTTGTAGTGTTAAAACCCACACCACCATTAActgccctctctttttctcccaatTTGATCTTAAAGTTTGAGGAAATGTAAATATCTCCCAGTAGGAAAGGTTGGAAGGGTCCTCATCACAGTGAACACACTGACAGTATCGTACAGGCGATATTAAAGCAGTCCGCTGTTGCACACATTGCACCTTTGGGAAAGAGCCTAGCTAATTCTGCAGTGATTCTATTACTTGCAGTATTGGTCCATGTAGATTCTCCTTCCTGCAAATTGTAGATATATAAAACCAATAAGCTATTTCTGAGGTGTTTCTGGCAAGCTGGAAAATGATTTCAAAGAGTTGTATTTTGTTCTCATTCCCAGTTTTGTTAGTTGCTGTTTGAATTGTCTACACGTTACTGTCATCAGGGAAAATATGATCCCTTTTTGTAAAGAGGTGCATACATATGTGCTAGAAATTGGACAGAATAAAATAATCTTCAGGAATTTTTTGTGTCATTTAAGGAGAAGCGAAACCTGCATTATAAACCTAAGCCCGACATATGATTTATTTCCATTGCAGGGACTTTAACTGCACTTCGGATGTGTTACCAAGGTTATGGTTACCCTTTGATGCTATTTCTGGAAGAAGGAGGAGTGGTGACAGTCTGTAAAATCAATACTCAGGAGCCCGAGGAGACTCTGGATTTTGATTTCTGCAGCACCAATGTTATCAATAAAATTATTCTGCAGTCAGAGGGGCTCCGTGAAGCATTTTCCGAGTTGGATATGACGAGTGAGGTCCTGCAGATCACCATGTCTCCCGACAAGCCTTATTTCAGGTACTTGACTGCAAGGCAATTATAATTAATACTGTAGTCTACTGTATCTCCCTGCTTACACATTTGCTTAGGACACAACTTTTATTATCCAGGTTCCTAGAATTTTCAGATCTTTAGAGAGCTCTTGCTCTTACTTCATACTTTTATAGAGCAGAAACCTGAGGTCCAGGAAGATGAACTCAGTATTTAAAGCTCATAGTTAAGTAGTGCTGGTTTGTAGGTGAATAGCCCAGTCCCTACTTCATAATCTAGCGGTGTTTTCATTGTACTACTTACTGGTGTAGATTGTTACATCATGAGGAAAATTTGGGCTTAAGCTTTTTGACAAAGGTGTTTGTATCATATGGtatctccttttctttcaagTTAGTATAGGATGCAAAAGGAAGCAGATGTTTTCTATACACGGTTACATGGTTCATTCACGAAATATCTATTAGTCACCTACTATATGCATAACTACCTTTTTAAGCACTTCGGAAAGGAGCGGCTTAAAATCAAGGTGAAGAGAAGATACGTGAAACAGCATAGAAGGAACAGAATTGTGTGCCACTAAGTACCAAAATAATACACAGAGAGGCTTAGAGTACTTGGGGGGTCGATCGAGGTAAGCTTCCGGGGGGGGGCAGTTTTCAGCAGTTTTCAGCAGGTATACAATGTCAAAAACTCTCAAGCTGCTCCTGATGTTTTGAACCAACAAATTATGAAATTTTCAGGATTAGAATCAATTCGGAGAGGATTTAAATAGTTCTCTTTTGAATTACATCAGAATATTAAAGTGTAAAGGAGCTAAAAATACGTAAGGAATGAGAGgtatgttgttctttttaaacCCAGTCTAGAAGAACTACAGGCCCTTATCATGACATGCAGCAGTTAAAAATTTGGCTCAAGATTGGTTACAATATTAACCAAAATGGAAATTCTACTTAAGCAGTGATAGGAATTAAAATTCTGGGCACTTAAACAGCGCATTTCAGAGGCTCCCCATCGAAGTGGTGTCTCTCAGCACAGGTAACTAGATAGATCATGGTATCTTTCCTCTCCGGGACGGGAAATGATGAGGTGGTGGGGAACTAGgagttgaaatttttttctggatttgttAAATTTGAGGTGCCTATGACACTAGGGAGTAGCTGAACATATGGAGCTCAGAACATCAATCTAGAATGGAAATTTAGATTTGGGAGTCATCATCACGTCTGGGGATGGATGAGATGGCTCGGGGAAAGAGGTTACGTTAGAGGAGAGAAAAGATCAAATCTGAGGGAGACCAGCACCTAGGTCTTCTGTGCGCTCACCCAGTACTTACCAGTGTGCTGACCCCATAGCAAATGGGCAATACATTCTTGCAGATTAAACAGACGTTAAACATTTATGAATTGCTAAACACACAAACTGCTGATACTGCCAAGCAAGGAAAACCACGAAACAGCCTAGAGAGCAGTCTGACTAAGATACAGAGGAGCCAGAATTCCGGGGTGTGGCGGTTGAGGGTGGAGAACAGGACCCCAGGCTTGCCGATGAGTTCAATCAGGGTCTTCCATCACTCCTCAAACTCTCTCCTTTTATATGATTTCTGATTTAGGATGAGGAAGGACGAGTATCAGAGTAGAATTAAGGTAATGAAATTGAGGCAGACACCCCTGGATTCCTTTCATGATTGATTTTTTCCAAAGCTGTTTATTTGTTGCTGGATCTTCTGAACTCCCATAGCATCCTGTGAGAATCTTTATTACTATAATTGGTATAGTGTATTGTCAGTGTTTGTTTATATCTGTCACTCACCAGAATGAGCTTCTTAAGGAAGTGTCATCTTTACTGAGATCCTAATGTGGCTTATTGTTGGAccagtgaataaatgaattgctctttttttttttttttgctgtaggTTATCTACTTTTGGGAATGCGGGAAGCTCCCACCTTGATtatcccaaagattctgatttgaTGGAATCATTTAATTGTAACCAGACGCAGGTCAACAGGTCAGTTCTTAATATATTGGTGATGAAGGTGAGATCGAATATCatgtatctattaaataaatattaaactttCAATCTGTTGCTAAAGGAATAACATCCTAAAGATATAAATAGTAGGGTGCTGGGTTTACTTGGAGATTTGGGGTCATGATAGtgggtgaaattttaaaaatgaaaaatattagcaaattggacGAGTATTTGATTTTATCCTTCTAGTTGTTACTTGGTAGTTCTTGGCTAATTTTTGTCCTTTACTTGGAGTTATGAGCACTATGTCAAGTGTGTCCAAATAACAACTGCTTTTTATTTACTCCTCCTCAGATACAAGATTGCTTTACTGAAACCCTCCACAAAGGCCTTAGTCCTGTCTTGTAAGGTATCTATTCGAACAGATAACCGAGGATTCCTCTCATTACAGTATATGATTAGAAATGAAGATGGACAGATATGCTTTGTGGAATATTACTGCTGTCCTGATGAAGAAGTTTCCGAATCAGAGTCTTAAGTATGGCATTCACTGTGATGTCTACGTGAACATTCCAGAGAGGTCACATTCTCATTCTGGGTATAGTGGCTCCGTGATACTGGGTTTTCTAAAGGGAAGAAGCATGGAGGAGATGGGAATAAGGTCCATGTAGCCTAACAGTTGCTGTGTATTTTGTAAGCCAATGTTTTCATGTAGTCATGGATTACCCACTACTGGACTGTCCTGTGGTTCTGTCTTTTGAACTCACGGGAATCATTATGAGGCAAGATGAATCATCTATTTAAGTCAGACATTTCAAGAGtctaaaaatttaaactttgatAAATCCTTACCTgatatgttcttttatttatttactgttagACAAAGCAGCAGCGTATGGGCATTGCTTATTAGTTTGAATTCCAAAGAATATCTcttaacagtggttctcaaagtgtggcacCTAGACCAACAGCAGGAGCATTACCTGGAAACTTGTCAGAAACTCTGGCGGTGGGCCAAGAATCTGTAGCTCAAGAAAACTTCCCCCCAGgaaattctgatgcatgctaatgtttgagaaccactgttttgaaggatacttttttttttggttttaatagcATTTAATTGCACTGAAGTGATTGCTTTTACTTGTGATTTCTTCCCAAATGTTCTGAAGTTTAGGCTTTGCCAAACAAGTCTGAGtaattatatgatttatttttaaagtacacattttaaagaaatctatgaacaaaatataaaacagtctTCAGAGTTACAGGATTTCTTCTTATTCTCTGGAACTGCTCACTGCAGTAAGTACTGTAGTAAGTACTTAATAGATACCTTCTATTCGCCTATAAGACTTTCTCATCCAAGATGTTGAAAACCAGTTATTAAGTGATTCTGCACTTTCTGGGGTAGTTTTCAATCAATTTTGATGGCatgtagatatttaataaaatgaaatactaaaattatCTGGCTTGTTTTCTagtagaaaaaaacatataaCTAAAAGTTCCTATACCGTGTGATATAGCTCAGCGTCGGGCAGGCACTGTTGGCTTTTGTGGGTGGGACAGTTcgtcattgggaaaaaaaaactcatccCATTGAAGGATTCATTAAGCCTCCCTGGCCCCTACCCACTAATGCCAGTCCTTGCGACCTGTGACCCCCACCCCCCGTTACTGATGGTTAAGAACCATTGAATAATATTCATCAAAAACATTCATTAAAAGGGTACATTTGGAATGCCCTACCTTAAAATAGGCCACACGGCATTAGAGGAGGTTGGTTTGGAGAGTAGTTCGGCAAAGCACTTCAGGGAAATGCTCCCTGGCACATGGACAGTTCTGAGTGTCTAGCCCACAGTGACTCCCTGATGACTCCCGAGTCCCCAGGTCCTCACAGGATGCCGGCTGGCACAAACAGTTGGAGTTTTGTGAAGTACAGTATATGTTCAAGAAGGAAGTGAATCTACTAAATGTTgtgcaaacatttttttagagaaaCATCGAGAAcagaacaaatataaaacataattttgaaaatatttaaccCAGTCAATTTCAAGgactataattttcctttaaaatagggcagttatttttgggttttgttcactgatgtcccatacctagaatagtgcctagtATGTAacatatttaataagtatttgttagaTGGAAGAACCTCCATTTCAGATTACATTTTAGCATCTTATTAGTCACgataatttcaattatttagCTCTGAATTGATTTTgatctaatgtattttttaaaagttagacctgtgaaggatttaaaatatatattggttTCATAGGGAAAGATTGACTTTTTGCACATTTAAGACAATCATTTTAGCTGTACATATCTTTAGCCATTTAGAATTCAGAAGCTAATGAATGTAATTCTTTCTCCATCACCCTAACAGGAAGGTACTGATTGAATATAGAATTTCCTAGTGTGTTCACTTCAACTTACAAATTTACTAGTTTAACTTTGTTCAAATTCCTATGACGGTCCACTAGGGGGAGTGCTTTCGCAGGTCGACCAGGACACATTAGTGACGACTAATTCATTTCATGTgtcacacacagaaaaacaatcttatttttaagaCCTTTAGTTTGCCTTTTTGAAGTTGatctcattttcttattaaactgTGCTTACTACAGGAATGGGtaatctttttctccatttttaatgtttttccctGTTTGATGATGGTGTGCTTCCACCTGGAATTGatgaaatgaatcaaaataaaaataaaataattttttaaattctacttttctaATAACAATAAATCTTGTAACACAGTCACTTTTATAAGAAGCCACAGAGTTTCTATGGTGTATCAAGTAGTCCTGGTAAGAATTTGTTACAGTTGCTGAAAAGGCAGCATGTGGCACTCTTAACAGTTTAGGCTGGGGAATTTTTTGGAACAATGTActgctttcccttccctgtcttcaCACTGACTTCTCCTTGTTCCCTCCTGAAACAAAAGCTACTGGGTCCTGAGAAATCGGGgaaattgtatattttctttcttttcctgattctGCCATAGTTGGTATTTGCACACACAGGTCAGGTTACATGCACACCGGCGGCAGCTGGCAGCCCTAACGGGGATCTCCCACTCCAGGAGTGACAGCTAGTGCCCTGATCAGAAATGCCCTGGGCAACTGTTCCGGGTGCTTCTGCTGTCCATATTGCAGTCCCCACCAGAGATTTTGATAACTAGTGGAATAAATGTTTAAAGTAGGTTTTACTTTTGAAATGAGCAGCTTGTTGATCAATATAATAGATTACAGTAGTGGCTCTCGTTGGCAAAACTAGAGGTATTCAGGATGAGTAGTTCCCCGCGCTTGCATGGAAAGCACATAAGAATCTAGTGAGGCTTGTAGCCTGTATATTTAGGCTTGGTGTCTGAGGCTTGACCCCTAAAGGGTCTTGCTTCCTGCCATTTTGTCCAGGATTTCTGGTTGCTTGTTGCTGACTGGATTGGGACAGTCTCACCTCTGGAATACTGTCAAGTTTGCCTTAAGTGGGCCTTTCATGGAAACTGATGGGTGGGCTACCAAAACAGAGAAGTGGGACTTCACTGACCTAAAGGAACAGGTTGCATAAACTGTTTGCATGCttgctgataaatgtttattaaaatctGTATGTGGGACAGTTTGggcttgattttttccccttttctaatTTAGTACAGAGACTGTAGGAAAATAGCTAACTCTCGTCCACCTCAAAAATTTCAGGTCCTGTtagctaatttaaaaagaatctgaaagTTGTGAATGACCTTATTGACTCAGATCTGTTAGAAACATCAAGTGTTTGATCGGGGTGGATTGTCCAGATTGCTGGTTCCCACTGAATGAATTTCGAAAGTGGCTTAGCCCTCATCTACAGTTTTCCAAGAGAGAGTGCAAGTTTATATTCAGTTTTACTGAGCTAAATATTTCCAAGTGATTTCTTAAAACTTGGGGATTtcacaaaatactaaaattttaaaactttcagaaCCAACACAAGTAGCAACTTACTATTTTCTCAGGTATGAGGATATTAAAACTACAGCCACCATTCATTATCACCACCATTTCATTAAACAATTTAACATCAAAATCTCACAACATGGACTACTAGCAACTTTACACTGACaataaacactgaaaatatttaagtatttaaaactaatttcaaaTGCAATAACAGGATCACACcgtaacattttattttgcaagGTTACACTTTATGCCACTGGTTTATTGATATGGGTTTGTCATTCTGGAGATCTTAAAACATTGGGGTCtcccaaaatattaattttaaaaattttagtgtcATGCAAAATGGAGTCCAAATGGccacttctgtttggtacttttgttttttatcacaGTCGTTGAAAACCCATTTTCATCTGGATATGTGAAAATGGAAGCAGCTCTTCTGAGGCTACGTTAGTCAATTCAGACTATTCTGGGTAAGAATAGCAGGCCCGTCTCCAGACAGGGCTAAAATTAGCAAGGACAGGCTGGGTGACCAGTTCACAAGCACTGCAGAAAAGGTCAGTGGGATACAGCTGCCTTCAGCCAGGGCTGCAACCTGAGACCTTGGTCCTGAGTGCCAAACTCAAAGCGCTCTGGGAGTGAGCTAAGGGAGAACACAGCTGCAGGAGGAAGACTACCAGTCTATAGACAAGCCATTGGATTAATTGGTATATATGTTCTTATGCCACAGCAGCACACTACTCACCACTATACCTTGCTTGGGTACTGGTTGATCATTAGCTATTATAGAATGAACAaaggactgaaataaaaaaataattttttgaatgaaGAACCAAAATGTTCTTATAAGCACTGACTGAAATAGAGATGTTGTTAGAAGACACTTGGATCCCCAAAGACAGTCTTTGAGCTCCATTAAATCTGCCAACATAACTGAGAAtcgatgaaaagaaaaataaaagtttcttagATTGTAAACTCACAGGAATGTGATTTTTCTCCCTGGGTACATGAAGAAGACAGTAAGGAATATAATTTGAGATTACCAATTTCTTTTCCTAGATACACATTTGTTCAGGGggtaaggattttttttgttttcgttttgttttgttttttttttaaaaacaaacttggtGAACATTCCTTCCGTAAAACAAGGTTCTTTAATCCAGTTTGGGGTTGGGGGCAGCAGAGTGGGATGGAAAGTGTAACCCATGATTCAGGAAGTCAGCTTTATAATCACCAGGCTGACCTTGAACAAATCACTCTTTCTTGTCcctagtttcttcatttataataagAATCAAAAAGCCCTCTCTGACTCTTAACATGGCATGAGACCAGGGCAAATGTTTTCAGAAATCACAAGGCAGTTTTAGTGACCTGAAACAGGCTATGACTAAAGGTACTAACAAATAGTCTATTAAAATATTCACCAAAAACTACTTAGATATTGCAGAATCTTCTTTAAAAGCCAGaactggaaaaaaaggaaatgtgagttataaaagggaaataagaaaggcATTAGAGTCCCAGGCACTAAGAGACTAAAAgcacctgtttaaaaaaagatttctgaccCCCTCTCTGCCCCAAGTTATCCATCAGGAGCCTTTCTAATGGCCCCTGGGCATTTTACCTGTAATGCTGCTGTTCAGTAGACCTTTTTCCCTCTACAGTCCTTAGTTCTGCTTTCAATCTGCCATTGCTATCAGTGTTGATAAATACATCTTGTGATCCAGAATTTTTGTTATCAACAGGTTGGTTTTATTGTTGACTATCTTGTATAGAGGTTTTCTCTTTACTGATCACAGAAGAcctaaaggaaaggagaaaaccatttgtgcatttttctttgttcctgcCTTCTCATCCAGCTCCGAAGCACTGCTTTATTAGGATAGAAAGCTGGATTCTGTCTGAGGCAACTGACTATTTCACCATGTGCCCATACCCCTTAAATGTTGACTCTTCTAATAGGCCTCTAAAATGATTCTAGAGTCTTGGTTTTTCTTCCTAAAGAGCAGGGAGCTGTTCCTTTGATTCGGATGGTAGCCAAGGATGTCTTAGATACCTGGATTGCTTTTAATCACAGCTGAAAAAATTTACCTAACTTGGGGTCTTTTATATTGTTCATCATTTTCAGGTGATCTCTTCTCATGAACACACACATTTTAGAGCCCAGAGGCCCTGCTAAGTGCTACAAAGAGGATCTATCTTCCCCATTTCCAGCCATTAAAATTCCCATACTCTGATTTCCTAATACTGGAGAAGTTGGGCTGGAGTTAGAAGTAATCTGGTCCAAAAGAAATCTGGTCCAGAAACCTGGTTTCTATTAAGTGTTCTTCAGTCATCTCCTATTTAGACCTCAAGCCTGCAATGTGTGGTTTTCATTGCCCCTATTTGcctgaaaaaaagtatttgttccATAGAAACATGAGCTACAAAATTTTATGAGACTTTCTTATATGCAAGTTCCACTGAAGACTGATTCATTCTCTGTCTACTACTGACTGCATAAAATACAGAAAGCTATCTGGCACTTTAACTTCCTTCTCAGTAAACTAAGAGATAATGTGATTTCAAATCTGAAGAAGAAACGGCGCAAATTAAGTCAATTGCCCAGGGTCTCATAAACTCAGAGGTGGGCAAAAATCTGAGGGACCTCTGCTGGTGACAGTAACTAGAAATCTGCCTGGGCCTTACCACCCTCCCGCCACAAGGTGGCAGGATTCCCCTTGCCTGAAATCTCCAGGTCACTGAAAGGACACTGACTTCCATCCACAGTGTATATATTATCTTCTTTGAGTTTAAGTAATTGTGTCAGACTGTCTGTTTCTAAGGGCTGATAAGCTCCAGCTCACTTTCAAGATGTTAACCAGCAAAATGTTTTCCACGCCAGCTTGGTGGTAGCTTTTCACCAACGATAGTTACCAATTCTCCTTTTGCTTCCTGCATCAGTGTTGTAACAAGAAGGTAATAAACTCAAAGCCCAGGCTTCAGCAAAAATAAAGGTTGCTGTTATTTGTTATATGAATGCTGTGGGGTGGGGCACCCTGATAACCACTTTACATACATTCTACTTTCACTGCAACACTAAGAGACGGGTGCTGTTCTCCTCTCCATTCTTGGATGAGAACGACCAGGATTACCTGCAGCTAGAAAGGGGTGGTCCCAGGGTCTGAACCCGGTCTTGTCTGTCGCCAGAGCTAGCTGTCAACCACCATGgatcataaagaaaaattagttcATAGGGATGTACTGAAGTCACATTTCTGTCATCAGATAAAATAGTCCATTGGTGAGGTAGTGGTGTTCACAGACTTTATTATGTCCTGAAGTGGGGGCCAAATTTTCTACCAAACTACAAAAGCATTCTTGTACCCTCAGTTCAAGCATGTGCTACACcccttgctttaaaataaaaccaaatcttAGGTAATTTCTCTACTTTGGTTTTAAAGACTGTGTTTTATTTGCCAAAATTGAAGTCACTGACCATTTCAAAAAGAATTCAGCTATAAATGaatacagtgatttaaaaaaattaatttggtttCAATAGGCCAGTAGGGAAGTTTAGTATATTAAAAGTTCTGAGAAGTCCGGGAAATGAACATGTGTCACTGTTTACCCTAGGTTGTTTTTTCCTAAACTgatctgccccagggcctttctccctcttcctcggtGTCAGTGCCACATCCCTTGCAATCAGCAACCTTGCAATACCCTCTAGGAAATGCTACTTGTATGGAAGCCATAAAGAACTTACCA
The Ailuropoda melanoleuca isolate Jingjing chromosome 3, ASM200744v2, whole genome shotgun sequence DNA segment above includes these coding regions:
- the RAD1 gene encoding cell cycle checkpoint protein RAD1, which codes for MPLLTPQIQDENDYSLVASLDNVRNLSTILKAIHFREHATCFATKNGIKVTVENAKCVQANAFIQAGIFQEFIVQEESVTFRINLTVLLDCLSIFGSSPMPGTLTALRMCYQGYGYPLMLFLEEGGVVTVCKINTQEPEETLDFDFCSTNVINKIILQSEGLREAFSELDMTSEVLQITMSPDKPYFRLSTFGNAGSSHLDYPKDSDLMESFNCNQTQVNRYKIALLKPSTKALVLSCKVSIRTDNRGFLSLQYMIRNEDGQICFVEYYCCPDEEVSESES